A region of Anguilla rostrata isolate EN2019 chromosome 10, ASM1855537v3, whole genome shotgun sequence DNA encodes the following proteins:
- the LOC135265084 gene encoding tubulin beta chain-like has protein sequence MREIVHLQAGQCGNQIGAKFWEVISDEHGIDATGSYHGDSDLQLERINVYYNEASGGKYVPRAILVDLEPGTMDSVRSGPFGQIFRPDNFVFGQSGAGNNWAKGHYTEGAELVDSVLDVVRKEAESCDCLQGFQLTHSLGGGTGSGMGTLLISKIREEYPDRIMNTFSVVPSPKVSDTVVEPYNATLSVHQLVENTDETYCIDNEALYDICFRTLKLTTPSYGDLNHLVSATMSGVTTCLRFPGQLNADLRKLAVNMVPFPRLHFFMPGFAPLTSRGSQQYRSLTVPELTQQMFDAKNMMAACDPRHGRYLTVAAIFRGRMSMKEVDEQMLNVQNKNSSYFVEWIPNNVKTAVCDIPPRGLKMAATFIGNSTAIQELFKRISEQFTAMFRRKAFLHWYTGEGMDEMEFTEAESNMNDLVSEYQQYQDATAEEEGEFEEEEGDEEQA, from the exons ATGAGGGAAATTGTGCATCTCCAAGCAGGACAATGCGGCAATCAGATTGGAGCAAAG ttttgGGAAGTGATTAGTGACGAGCATGGCATTGACGCCACTGGCAGCTATCATGGTGACAGTGATCTCCAACTGGAGAGGATCAATGTATATTACAATGAAGCATCag GTGGCAAGTATGTCCCTCGTGCTATCCTCGTGGACCTGGAGCCTGGAACAATGGACTCTGTTAGGTCTGGTCCTTTTGGGCAGATATTCAGACCCGATAACTTTGTGTTTG GTCAGAGTGGTGCTGGGAACAACTGGGCAAAGGGCCATTACACTGAGGGGGCAGAGCTCGTAGACTCGGTCCTGGATGTGGTGAGGAAGGAGGCTGAGAGCTGTGACTGCCTGCAGGGCTTCCAGCTGACTCACTCCTTGGGTGGGGGCACAGGCTCTGGCATGGGCACCCTGCTCATCAGCAAGATCCGCGAAGAGTACCCCGACCGCATCATGAACACGTTCAGCGTGGTGCCCTCCCCCAAAGTCTCGGACACCGTCGTCGAGCCGTACAACGCCACGCTCTCCGTGCACCAGCTGGTGGAGAACACGGACGAGACCTACTGCATCGACAACGAGGCCCTTTACGACATCTGCTTCCGCACGCTGAAGCTGACCACGCCCTCCTACGGCGACCTCAACCACCTGGTCTCCGCCACGATGAGCGGCGTCACCACCTGCCTGCGTTTCCCCGGCCAGCTGAACGCCGACCTGCGCAAGCTGGCCGTCAACATGGTGCCCTTCCCCCGCCTGCACTTCTTCATGCCCGGCTTCGCCCccctcaccagcagggggagccagcAGTACCGCTCCCTCACGGTGCCCGAGCTCACCCAGCAGATGTTCGACGCCAAGAACATGATGGCCGCCTGCGACCCGCGTCACGGGCGCTACCTGACCGTGGCCGCCATTTTCCGCGGACGGATGTCCATGAAGGAGGTGGACGAGCAGATGCTGAACGTGCAGAACAAGAACAGCAGCTACTTCGTGGAGTGGATCCCCAACAACGTCAAGACCGCCGTCTGTGACATTCCCCCACGCGGCCTCAAGATGGCCGCCACCTTCATCGGAAACAGCACGGCCATCCAGGAGCTGTTCAAGCGCATCTCAGAGCAGTTCACCGCCATGTTCAGGCGCAAGGCCTTCCTGCACTGGTACACCGGGGAGGGCATGGATGAGATGGAGTTCACCGAGGCCGAGAGCAACATGAACGACCTGGTGTCCGAGTACCAGCAGTACCAGGACGCCACCGCCGAGGAGGAAGGAGAgtttgaggaggaggagggcgacgAGGAGCAGGCCTAA
- the bcl2l16 gene encoding BCL2 like 16, with translation MPWNGRSVRKSEEASSMQGLQSPDPLVREAFLMAHDYIDYVTAGQGAAVTPAPTAATAALRHAGDELLLKFPIFFRRWPRIFQDVTERSACPMLLAMLDEHFKQSASGGRQRDLAWSAVLSVYVLAGQMALHCHERGMQAVLPELKECVGQYVERVICPELRDKGGWSGFIVRFSKKQDLEWQVKKVCCWTLLLLTTSILSYFLWKRRIA, from the exons ATGCCGTGGAACGGAAGGTCAGTAAGGAAGTCGGAAGAGGCCAGCAGCATGCAGGGTCTGCAAAGCCCTGACCCTCTGGTACGGGAGGCTTTCCTGATGGCCCACGACTACATTGACTATGTGACGGCGGGACAGGGCGCGGCCgtgacccccgcccccacggCGGCCACCGCCGCCCTGAGGCACGCCGGCGACGAGCTGCTCCTCAAGTTCCCCATCTTCTTCCGCCGGTGGCCGCGCATCTTCCAGGACGTGACCGAGCGCTCAGCCTGCCCCATGCTGCTCGCCATGCTGGACGAGCACTTCAAACAATCTGCCTCCGGGGGCCGCCAGCGAGACCTGGCCTGGAGCGCCGTCCTGTCTGTGTACGTGCTGGCGGGCCAGATGGCGCTGCACTGCCATGAGAGGGGCATGCAGGCAGTCCTGCCCGAGCTGAAAGAGTGCGTCGGGCAGTACGTGGAGCGGGTCATTTGCCCTGAGCTAAGGGACAAGGGTGGATGG TCTGGCTTCATTGTACGCTTCAGCAAGAAACAAGACCTGGAATGGCAGGTGAAGAAGGTGTGCTGCTGGACTCTGCTGCTATTGACCACAAGCATCCTATCCTACTTCCTGTGGAAACGTCGGATTGCATAA